One window from the genome of Flavobacterium agricola encodes:
- the ruvC gene encoding crossover junction endodeoxyribonuclease RuvC has translation MANERIILGIDPGTTIMGFGLIKVINNKMEFLQLNELQLSKYDNHYKRLQIIFNRTIELIDTYNPDEIAIEAPFFGKNVQSMLKLGRAQGVAMAAGLSRDIPITEYEPKKIKMAITGNGNASKEQVAKMLQQLLTGLKELPKNLDSTDGLAAAVCHYFNTGKTQVVGKSYSGWASFVSQNQERVKK, from the coding sequence TTGGCAAACGAACGCATTATTTTAGGAATTGATCCCGGAACAACCATTATGGGTTTTGGGTTAATTAAAGTGATTAATAACAAAATGGAATTTTTGCAACTTAACGAGCTGCAACTTTCTAAATACGACAATCACTACAAACGTTTGCAAATTATTTTTAACCGAACCATTGAACTAATTGACACATACAACCCCGACGAAATTGCTATTGAAGCACCATTTTTTGGTAAAAATGTACAATCTATGTTAAAATTAGGGCGTGCTCAGGGCGTAGCTATGGCTGCCGGATTATCGCGCGATATTCCGATTACCGAGTACGAACCCAAAAAAATAAAAATGGCCATTACCGGTAACGGTAATGCCAGCAAAGAACAAGTTGCCAAAATGTTGCAACAATTGTTAACCGGTTTAAAAGAACTACCCAAAAACCTAGATTCAACCGATGGCTTAGCTGCAGCAGTTTGCCATTATTTTAATACTGGTAAAACCCAAGTAGTAGGCAAATCGTATTCCGGTTGGGCATCGTTTGTAAGTCAAAACCAAGAACGCGTAAAAAAATAA
- a CDS encoding putative periplasmic lipoprotein, with protein sequence MRKLYYFFVGCLLLASCSTTKTVTIQKNGKEETVEVVPSNVQFLDDFRHVPEATKEAFLKKNKALSDKTSILFLTLGYKGEVVKVYNASKNIYNGTTYTLKSNGVAGYMTVPNTEDILITDDYTKATALLEAKYLEKYKFVYVKKDNNKKDEPYTISYSNKLRPL encoded by the coding sequence ATGAGAAAATTATATTATTTTTTTGTAGGATGCCTTTTACTTGCAAGTTGTTCTACAACTAAAACGGTTACCATACAAAAAAATGGTAAGGAAGAAACGGTTGAGGTAGTACCAAGCAATGTTCAGTTTTTGGATGATTTTAGACATGTGCCTGAAGCTACAAAAGAAGCTTTTTTAAAGAAAAATAAGGCATTAAGTGATAAAACTTCGATTCTGTTTTTAACCTTAGGTTATAAAGGCGAAGTTGTAAAAGTTTACAATGCATCAAAAAATATTTACAACGGTACAACATATACGCTAAAATCTAACGGAGTTGCGGGTTACATGACGGTGCCAAATACTGAAGATATTTTAATTACTGATGATTATACCAAAGCAACAGCTTTGCTAGAAGCGAAGTATTTAGAAAAATATAAGTTTGTTTATGTTAAAAAAGATAACAATAAAAAAGACGAACCTTATACGATTTCTTACAGCAATAAGTTAAGACCATTATAA
- a CDS encoding cyclase family protein: MKATLEHQNQKLVIDLANPLDISLPIENTAKNPIAWYLSQPEITPVVMGDFVGSVRSGKSATNFNNILFNPHGHGTHTECLGHITQNFYSINQTLKKFVFVAELISITPELQNRDYVLTANQIQKALNGKKPEALIIRTLPNLSEKKHKNYSNTNPPYLSEAAAQYIKEINVSHLLIDLPSVDKEKDNGALVAHKAFWNLTNVIAVNSDARWDCTITELIFVSNQIPDGTYVLNLQIASFENDASPSKPILYQIL, translated from the coding sequence ATGAAAGCAACACTTGAACATCAAAACCAAAAATTAGTAATTGATTTAGCTAACCCGCTAGATATTTCATTACCGATTGAAAATACAGCCAAAAACCCAATTGCTTGGTATTTGAGCCAGCCCGAAATTACCCCGGTTGTTATGGGAGATTTTGTGGGCAGCGTTCGTTCAGGAAAATCGGCAACCAACTTTAACAACATTTTATTTAATCCGCATGGACACGGTACGCATACCGAATGTTTAGGACATATTACACAAAACTTTTATTCTATAAACCAAACCTTAAAAAAATTTGTATTTGTAGCCGAGTTAATTTCTATAACTCCAGAATTACAAAACAGAGATTATGTACTAACAGCGAATCAAATTCAAAAAGCTTTAAACGGAAAAAAGCCCGAAGCTTTAATAATTAGAACCTTACCAAACTTATCAGAAAAAAAGCATAAAAATTATTCTAACACCAATCCGCCCTATTTATCTGAGGCTGCCGCTCAATATATTAAAGAAATTAACGTTAGCCATTTATTGATTGATTTACCCAGCGTAGATAAAGAAAAAGATAACGGGGCGTTAGTTGCGCACAAAGCTTTTTGGAACTTAACCAATGTTATTGCTGTAAATAGCGATGCCCGTTGGGATTGTACCATAACCGAACTTATTTTTGTTAGCAACCAAATTCCTGACGGTACTTACGTTTTAAACTTACAAATTGCATCGTTTGAGAATGATGCATCTCCAAGCAAACCCATTTTATATCAAATTTTGTAA
- the hemW gene encoding radical SAM family heme chaperone HemW has translation MAGIYIHIPFCKQACHYCDFHFSTSLKKKDEMIDALIREIELRKNEIQEPVETIYFGGGTPSVLTNAEIDKILAQIFNLFTVVPNPEITLEANPDDLNEKRIISLAQSKINRLSIGIQSFFEDDLKLMNRAHNAAEALQCLQIATQYFNNISIDLIYGIPNMSLEKWDANVQTALSLNIPHISSYALTVEPRTALATLIKKGKIDNTDDAVAHEHFLHLVKTLENQGYIHYELSNFSKPDYFSKNNSAYWLGKKYLAIGPSAHSFNGTDRSWNVANNSLYIQQIQANILPNEVEVLTKQDRYNEYIMTGLRTIWGVDLPRIEAEFGADYLAYVKTNAAPFIAQNKLVIENNVLKTTLQGKFFCDGIASELFRINE, from the coding sequence ATGGCAGGTATTTATATTCATATTCCGTTTTGCAAACAAGCTTGTCATTATTGCGATTTTCATTTTTCTACTTCTTTAAAAAAGAAAGATGAGATGATTGATGCGCTCATTCGTGAAATTGAATTACGCAAAAACGAAATTCAGGAACCGGTAGAAACTATTTATTTTGGAGGAGGAACGCCGAGCGTATTAACCAATGCCGAAATAGATAAAATATTAGCTCAAATTTTTAATTTATTTACTGTTGTTCCCAACCCCGAAATTACTTTAGAAGCTAATCCGGACGATTTAAACGAGAAACGCATTATCAGCTTAGCACAATCTAAAATAAACCGATTAAGCATTGGCATTCAATCTTTTTTTGAAGATGATTTAAAGCTGATGAATCGGGCGCATAATGCTGCCGAAGCTTTACAATGTTTACAAATTGCAACGCAGTATTTTAATAACATTTCGATTGATTTAATTTACGGCATTCCAAACATGAGCCTAGAAAAATGGGATGCAAACGTACAAACAGCCTTAAGCTTAAACATTCCGCATATTTCTAGCTATGCCTTAACTGTAGAACCAAGAACGGCACTAGCAACCTTAATTAAAAAAGGTAAAATTGACAACACAGATGATGCCGTTGCGCACGAGCATTTTTTACATTTAGTAAAAACCTTAGAAAACCAAGGTTATATTCATTACGAATTATCTAATTTTAGTAAACCTGATTATTTTTCTAAAAACAATTCGGCTTATTGGTTGGGTAAAAAATATTTAGCTATTGGTCCATCGGCGCATAGCTTTAACGGAACGGATCGTTCGTGGAATGTTGCCAACAATTCTTTATATATTCAGCAAATACAAGCAAACATTTTACCAAACGAAGTTGAAGTTTTAACCAAACAAGATCGGTACAACGAATATATTATGACGGGCTTGCGCACCATTTGGGGCGTTGATTTACCTCGAATTGAAGCCGAATTTGGTGCTGATTATTTAGCGTATGTAAAAACAAACGCAGCACCGTTTATTGCGCAAAATAAATTAGTTATAGAAAATAATGTTTTAAAAACTACCTTACAAGGCAAGTTTTTTTGCGATGGCATTGCCTCAGAACTTTTTAGAATTAACGAATAA
- a CDS encoding AsmA family protein produces MSFEKRKLIKIVAWTFGSIIALVLLVNAVFFYLLHSKIPESLAKNDLDYSITYSDLSVSFFSNEIVLKNLVIHPLDTTAREKTGIYATIDKVKLYDVSLLNIVRTNQIKVGGFDIETPDIRLYPLKKDSVKVKDQFDKILKLEVFNMNNGNLKVYKDYAAHPFFTVANFNFKLNDIGISKQSLTDKIPFTFSDYNITADSFTFVMNRFYTITTGAFKTDFSTLKLNDIHLKPNYTEKEFLSRVNHQVDIYNVAVKEVKLDSLNWGYNKDRELFVDIASVTLDQIDARISRDKGLPPDTSFKPLYSQMLREIPFYLSVNNIAINNSNIVYKEEQDARPLYGAVSFGNFNATIQNLASGFKQTHLPDVLIDVDCLFYEVAPLHVTWNFNVLNRNDDFNIQGVLENLPANRVDKFIEPSFNVTTQGNFKELKFNYSGNNELAKGEFAIDYSELQVIFLRKDGKKNHFLSFVGNLLVKKDTDDRFKHTYVKFDRIKDKSFFNLVWKTTAQGLEHTLLVI; encoded by the coding sequence ATGAGTTTTGAAAAAAGGAAACTAATTAAAATTGTTGCATGGACCTTTGGGAGCATTATTGCTTTGGTTTTGCTGGTAAATGCTGTTTTTTTCTACTTGTTGCATTCTAAAATTCCTGAATCTTTAGCTAAAAACGATTTAGATTATAGCATTACTTATTCTGATTTATCTGTTTCTTTTTTTAGTAATGAAATTGTGTTGAAAAATTTGGTAATTCATCCTTTAGATACAACCGCTCGAGAAAAAACCGGAATTTATGCAACAATTGATAAAGTAAAATTATACGACGTTTCGTTATTAAATATTGTGCGTACCAACCAAATTAAAGTTGGTGGTTTTGATATTGAAACACCAGATATTAGGTTATATCCGTTAAAAAAAGATTCGGTTAAAGTTAAAGATCAGTTTGACAAAATTTTAAAGCTTGAGGTTTTTAACATGAACAATGGCAATTTAAAAGTTTATAAAGATTATGCTGCGCATCCCTTTTTTACGGTTGCTAATTTTAATTTTAAGTTGAATGATATTGGCATTTCTAAGCAAAGCTTGACTGATAAAATTCCGTTTACGTTTTCGGATTATAACATTACAGCCGATTCATTTACGTTTGTTATGAATCGTTTTTATACCATTACCACGGGTGCGTTTAAAACCGACTTTTCTACCTTAAAATTAAACGATATTCATTTAAAACCCAATTATACCGAAAAAGAGTTTTTAAGCCGTGTTAACCATCAGGTTGATATTTACAACGTTGCCGTAAAAGAAGTTAAGTTAGACAGCTTAAATTGGGGATACAATAAAGACCGTGAATTGTTTGTTGATATTGCTAGCGTAACTTTAGATCAGATTGATGCGCGAATTTCGCGCGATAAAGGATTACCGCCCGATACGTCGTTCAAACCTTTGTACAGCCAAATGCTGCGTGAAATACCATTCTATTTATCGGTAAATAATATAGCAATTAACAACTCGAACATTGTTTATAAAGAAGAGCAAGATGCGCGCCCGTTGTACGGAGCTGTTTCGTTCGGTAATTTTAACGCAACCATACAAAATTTAGCTTCTGGATTTAAACAAACGCATTTACCCGATGTGTTAATTGATGTGGATTGTTTGTTTTATGAAGTTGCTCCTTTGCATGTGACTTGGAATTTTAATGTTTTAAATCGCAATGACGATTTTAATATTCAAGGTGTTTTAGAAAACTTACCGGCCAATCGCGTAGATAAATTTATCGAACCAAGTTTTAACGTTACCACGCAAGGTAATTTTAAAGAGCTTAAATTTAATTATTCTGGAAATAATGAGTTAGCCAAAGGTGAGTTTGCGATTGATTATTCAGAATTACAAGTAATTTTTTTGCGAAAAGATGGTAAGAAAAATCACTTTTTATCTTTTGTAGGAAATTTATTGGTAAAAAAAGATACCGATGATCGATTTAAACATACGTACGTGAAGTTCGATAGAATCAAGGATAAGAGCTTTTTTAATTTAGTTTGGAAAACTACTGCTCAAGGCTTAGAGCATACTTTATTAGTTATTTAA
- the mvaD gene encoding diphosphomevalonate decarboxylase yields the protein MITNNYFIYTHNQLTTAAGKSTWSAPSNIALVKYWGKKENQIPANPSLSFTLNNCKTITSVAYEPTTDNGTFQFDFLFENKPKEDFKPKINTFFKRIESYCPYLKNFHFTINSQNTFPHSSGIASSASGMSALAMNIMSLEKRLNPNMSDAYFYEKASFLARLGSGSACRSVKGNVVVWGKQQDIPESSDLFGVSFPFPMHPVFNNFQDTILLVDKGEKQVSSTLGHDLMHNHPFAAQRFEQAHVNLTQLKNILETGNLTEFIALVESEALTLHAMMLTSMPYFILMKPNTLQIINKIWEFRKATNTPVCFTLDAGANVHVLYPEANKETVLHFIETELAAFCQNKQFIVDYMGNGAEEL from the coding sequence ATGATTACAAACAATTATTTTATTTACACACACAACCAACTTACTACAGCAGCCGGAAAAAGCACTTGGAGTGCACCCAGCAACATTGCCTTAGTAAAATATTGGGGAAAAAAAGAAAATCAAATTCCGGCAAACCCATCGTTAAGTTTTACATTAAACAATTGTAAAACCATAACATCGGTTGCATACGAACCTACAACAGATAATGGTACTTTTCAATTTGATTTTTTATTCGAAAACAAACCTAAAGAAGATTTTAAACCTAAAATAAACACGTTTTTTAAACGCATAGAAAGCTATTGCCCGTATTTAAAAAACTTTCATTTTACTATAAACTCACAAAACACATTTCCGCATAGCTCGGGCATTGCATCATCTGCATCAGGCATGAGCGCCTTGGCTATGAATATTATGAGTTTAGAAAAACGACTAAACCCAAACATGAGTGATGCTTATTTTTATGAAAAAGCATCTTTTTTAGCGCGTTTAGGTTCGGGCTCGGCTTGCCGAAGCGTAAAAGGCAATGTGGTAGTTTGGGGTAAACAACAAGATATTCCAGAAAGTTCAGATTTATTCGGAGTATCATTTCCTTTCCCAATGCATCCTGTTTTTAATAACTTTCAGGATACCATTTTATTAGTAGATAAAGGTGAAAAACAAGTTTCTAGCACCCTTGGTCACGATTTGATGCACAATCATCCGTTTGCAGCACAACGCTTTGAACAGGCACACGTAAACTTAACCCAACTAAAAAACATTTTAGAAACGGGTAATTTAACCGAGTTTATTGCCTTGGTAGAAAGCGAAGCTTTAACCTTGCATGCCATGATGTTAACCTCAATGCCGTATTTTATTTTAATGAAACCAAATACCTTACAAATTATTAATAAAATATGGGAATTTAGAAAAGCAACCAACACACCGGTTTGTTTTACTTTAGATGCTGGTGCTAACGTACATGTTTTATACCCTGAAGCAAACAAAGAAACGGTTTTGCATTTTATTGAAACCGAACTTGCTGCGTTTTGCCAAAACAAGCAGTTTATTGTTGACTACATGGGTAACGGAGCAGAAGAATTATAA
- a CDS encoding BaiN/RdsA family NAD(P)/FAD-dependent oxidoreductase — protein MIQSFDIIIIGGGAAGFFTALNIAEQNPKLTIAILERGKEVLTKVKISGGGRCNVTHACFIPNDLVKFYPRGEKELKGPFNQFCSGDTIAWFEKHKVNLKIEEDGRMFPESDSSQTIIDCFINLSKKYNIQIITSQTVQNVFQSEKGWKLDTQNQKYLAQKIVFTTGSNPKMWDLLQSFEHKIVPPVPSLFTFNIKNKKLTELMGIAHPATVSIKNTKLVASGPLLITHWGVSGPAILRLSAWGARDLAQLNYNFTLQLNWMQEYETNEIENELKECKTESAKQNIYKKNKFNFPTRLWHYFLNKAEIDADAKWADLSKKQMQALAQILTQDEYQVNGKSTFKDEFVTAGGVDLKEINFKTMQSKILPNVYFAGEVVNIDAITGGFNFQNAWTTSYLAATHIANN, from the coding sequence ATGATTCAAAGCTTTGATATTATAATAATTGGAGGCGGTGCAGCAGGATTTTTTACAGCCCTTAACATTGCCGAACAAAATCCAAAACTTACTATTGCTATTTTAGAACGTGGTAAAGAAGTTTTAACCAAGGTAAAAATTTCTGGCGGTGGCCGATGCAACGTTACCCATGCTTGTTTTATACCAAACGATTTGGTTAAATTTTACCCTCGTGGTGAAAAAGAACTAAAAGGACCATTTAATCAATTTTGCTCGGGCGATACCATTGCTTGGTTTGAAAAACACAAGGTTAATTTAAAAATTGAAGAAGACGGGCGCATGTTTCCAGAATCAGATAGCTCGCAAACCATAATTGATTGTTTTATAAACCTAAGTAAAAAGTACAACATTCAAATTATAACTTCGCAAACCGTTCAAAACGTATTTCAAAGCGAAAAAGGTTGGAAATTAGATACGCAAAATCAAAAGTATTTAGCGCAAAAAATTGTTTTTACCACCGGATCAAACCCAAAAATGTGGGATTTATTACAAAGTTTTGAGCATAAAATTGTACCTCCCGTTCCGTCGTTATTTACTTTCAACATCAAAAACAAAAAATTAACCGAGCTAATGGGCATTGCCCATCCGGCAACGGTAAGCATAAAAAACACAAAGCTTGTAGCCAGCGGACCATTACTTATTACACATTGGGGCGTTAGCGGGCCAGCTATTTTACGTTTATCGGCTTGGGGCGCTCGTGATTTGGCGCAGTTAAACTACAATTTTACCTTACAATTAAATTGGATGCAAGAATACGAAACCAATGAAATAGAAAATGAGCTGAAAGAATGTAAGACCGAAAGCGCCAAACAAAACATTTACAAAAAAAATAAATTCAATTTTCCTACGCGCCTTTGGCATTATTTTTTAAACAAAGCCGAAATTGATGCCGATGCAAAATGGGCAGATTTATCTAAAAAACAAATGCAAGCGTTAGCACAAATTTTAACCCAAGATGAATACCAAGTAAATGGTAAAAGCACATTTAAAGATGAATTTGTAACCGCAGGCGGCGTAGATTTAAAAGAAATAAATTTTAAAACCATGCAAAGCAAAATTTTACCTAACGTATATTTTGCAGGCGAAGTTGTAAATATTGATGCCATTACGGGCGGATTCAACTTTCAAAACGCATGGACAACCAGTTACCTGGCAGCAACCCATATTGCAAACAATTAA
- a CDS encoding dipeptidase, with translation MNNIKQYVQENKERFLNELIDLLKIPSVSADSAYSQDVIDAANAVKASLLDAGCDFAELCETPGYPIVYGEKTIDPDLPTVLVYGHYDVQPADPINLWDSPPFEPVIKPTAIHPEGAIFARGACDDKGQMFMHVKALEYMVRTNNLPCNVKFMIEGEEEVGSASLAWFVERNQEKLKNDVILISDTGMISNEQPSITTGLRGLSYVEVEVTGPNRDLHSGLYGGAVANPINILSKMIASLHDENNHITIPGFYDKVEELSQEERDEMAKRPFSLDKYKEALDIADVSGEAGYTTNERNSIRPTLDVNGIWGGYTGEGAKTVIASKAFAKISMRLVPGQDWEEITDLFAKHFEAIAPKSVKVVVKPHHGGQGYVTPIDSIGYQAAAKAYTESFGVTPIPVRSGGSIPIVALFEKELKSKTIMMGFGLDSDAIHSPNEHFGVFNYLKGIETIPLFYKNFVELSK, from the coding sequence ATGAACAACATAAAACAATACGTTCAGGAAAATAAAGAACGTTTTTTAAATGAATTAATTGACCTGTTAAAAATTCCATCAGTAAGTGCTGATAGCGCTTATTCACAAGATGTAATTGATGCTGCAAATGCTGTTAAAGCAAGCTTGTTGGATGCAGGATGCGATTTTGCAGAATTGTGTGAAACGCCAGGTTATCCAATTGTTTACGGAGAAAAAACAATTGATCCGGATTTACCAACCGTTTTAGTTTACGGGCATTATGATGTACAACCGGCTGATCCTATTAACTTATGGGATTCGCCACCGTTCGAACCGGTCATTAAACCAACAGCAATTCATCCTGAAGGTGCAATTTTTGCTCGTGGTGCATGCGACGATAAAGGGCAAATGTTTATGCACGTAAAAGCTTTAGAATATATGGTTCGTACTAACAACTTACCATGTAACGTAAAGTTTATGATTGAAGGAGAAGAAGAAGTAGGATCTGCATCTTTAGCTTGGTTTGTAGAACGCAATCAAGAAAAATTAAAAAATGATGTGATTTTAATTTCTGATACCGGCATGATTTCTAACGAACAACCTTCTATAACAACAGGTTTACGTGGATTAAGTTATGTTGAGGTTGAAGTTACAGGACCAAACCGCGATTTACATTCAGGTTTATACGGTGGTGCAGTAGCAAACCCAATCAATATTTTATCTAAAATGATTGCTTCGTTACATGACGAAAACAATCACATTACCATTCCTGGTTTTTATGATAAAGTTGAAGAGCTGTCTCAAGAAGAAAGAGATGAAATGGCGAAACGCCCATTTTCATTAGATAAATATAAAGAAGCTTTAGATATTGCTGATGTTAGTGGTGAAGCTGGTTATACAACCAACGAGCGCAACTCAATCCGTCCAACATTAGATGTTAATGGTATTTGGGGTGGTTATACGGGCGAAGGCGCAAAAACAGTTATTGCATCAAAAGCTTTTGCTAAAATTTCTATGCGATTAGTTCCTGGACAAGATTGGGAAGAAATTACAGATTTATTTGCCAAGCATTTTGAAGCTATTGCTCCAAAATCGGTTAAAGTTGTTGTAAAACCACATCACGGCGGACAAGGTTATGTTACACCAATTGATTCTATTGGATATCAAGCAGCAGCAAAAGCTTATACCGAATCTTTTGGAGTTACACCAATTCCGGTTCGTTCAGGAGGATCAATTCCGATTGTTGCTTTGTTTGAGAAAGAATTAAAATCAAAAACAATTATGATGGGCTTCGGGTTAGATTCTGATGCAATTCACTCTCCAAACGAACATTTTGGAGTATTTAATTACTTAAAAGGTATTGAAACGATTCCGTTATTCTATAAAAACTTTGTAGAATTATCTAAATAA